AAGGTTATTGGAATGCACTTTATGAATCCCGCTCAAGTTATGAAAGGTGTGGAGGTTGTAAGGGGGATAAATACAAGCGAGAATACTGTTAATATTGTCGTTGAACTAATAAAAAAGATTGGTAAAGAAAAGATAATGGTTAACGATTCGCCAGGATTTGTGGTTAATAGAATTTTAATGCCAATGATTAACGAAGCTATTCATGTATTAAATTCTGGAACAGCAAATGCAGAGGATATTGATTTAGGTATGAAATTATCATGTAACCTTCCGATGGGACCATTAACGTTGGCTGATTTTATAGGTCTTGATACAGTTGAGGCTATTTTAAATGTTCTGCATGCTGGATTGGGCGATGAAAGATATAAACCATCCCCACTTCTTTCTGAGCTTGTTAAAACAGGTAAGCTTGGCAAAAAGTCAGGAGAAGGATTTTACGTTTAT
The DNA window shown above is from Myxococcales bacterium and carries:
- a CDS encoding 3-hydroxybutyryl-CoA dehydrogenase (converts (S)-3-hydroxybutanoyl-CoA to 3-acetoacetyl-CoA), which produces MNKINNFAVIGGGQMGSGIAIVLLRSGFKVTILEVDVERCEIAFSSIKKNIHKMHEKGIVDSVGVNGLLRNVKCTTEISDISNSEFVIEAIPENINLKMELFKKLDANLDKEVIIASNTSSLSITDLAKATSRPDKVIGMHFMNPAQVMKGVEVVRGINTSENTVNIVVELIKKIGKEKIMVNDSPGFVVNRILMPMINEAIHVLNSGTANAEDIDLGMKLSCNLPMGPLTLADFIGLDTVEAILNVLHAGLGDERYKPSPLLSELVKTGKLGKKSGEGFYVYKGKI